One window of Acanthochromis polyacanthus isolate Apoly-LR-REF ecotype Palm Island chromosome 19, KAUST_Apoly_ChrSc, whole genome shotgun sequence genomic DNA carries:
- the LOC127531172 gene encoding LOW QUALITY PROTEIN: tRNA pseudouridine(38/39) synthase-like (The sequence of the model RefSeq protein was modified relative to this genomic sequence to represent the inferred CDS: inserted 1 base in 1 codon), whose translation MADALIQRVKELEAELEKLRSQLKGSSAAGDEMEMMSNSSLNENTHCTSDGSTSSRRKDRKKAGKDRPFDFSAHPRRHVALQLAYLGWAYQGFAVQENTDNTVEARLFEALLKTRLIQDRQSSNYHRCGRTDXGVSAFSQVITIDLRSTQFCGGLGITLPENVNAAIKSKAAASELPYVKMLNRVLPQDIRVLDWAPVAEGFSARFDCQSRTYRYYFPRGSLDVALMVEAAKRYEGTHDFRNLCKMDVGNGVLQFERTILSATVKPVQPQHASSTDQHDLFIFEIKGLAFLYHQVRCMMAVLLLIGQKLEAPEIINQLLDVENNPRKPQYSMAVDYPLVLYDCHFEGLNWTQETEEVTHVLSALQQHWTQNAVKAHVLHGMIQGLELRGAVSSNHCLLVEGSRQRNYRPLLERPCCESLESRINHFVKRGRLEREEGENGGETVHRGKRSKHSHNSSSPPVSSETQKQSTGHKAED comes from the exons ATGGCAGATGCTTTAATCCAGCGAGTAAAGGAgctggaggcagagctggagaagCTCAGGTCCCAGCTGAAGGGCAGCAGTGCAGCTGGAGATGAAATGGAAATGATGTCCAACTCGTCTcttaatgaaaacacacactgcacGTCTGATGGGAGCACCAGCAGCCGtagaaaggacagaaaaaaagcaggCAAAGATCGTCCCTTTGACTTCTCTGCTCACCCCCGCCGGCATGTGGCCCTGCAGCTGGCTTATCTGGGTTGGGCCTACCAGGGGTTCGCGGTTCAGGAGAACACAGACAACACTGTGGAGGCAAGACTCTTTGAAGCTCTGCTAAAGACTCGGCTGATCCAGGACCGACAGAGCTCCAATTACCACCGCTGTGGACGCACTG AAGGAGTCAGTGCTTTTTCCCAA GTCATAACCATCGACTTGCGCTCCACACAGTTTTGCGGAGGACTTGGCATCACCctccctgaaaatgtcaatgCTGCCATCAAATCAAAAGCTGCTGCCTCTGAGCTCCCGTATGTGAAGATGCTGAACAGAGTCCTCCCGCAGGACATCAGGGTTCTGGACTGGGCACCGGTAGCAGAGGGCTTCAGTGCTCGCTTTGACTGTCAGTCCCGCACGTACCGCTACTATTTCCCCCGAGGATCTTTGGACGTAGCGCTGATGGTAGAAGCTGCAAAAAG ATACGAGGGAACTCATGACTTTCGCAACCTGTGCAAGATGGATGTGGGCAACGGGGTCCTGCAGTTTGAGAGGACCATCTTGTCAGCCACAGTGAAGCCTGTGCAGCCTCAGCACGCCTCCAGCACGGACCAACATGACCTTTTTATATTTGAGATCAAAGGATTAGCCTTTCTCTACCACCAG GTACGCTGCATGATGGCGGTACTTCTCTTGATAGGGCAGAAGCTGGAGGCCCCAGAGATAATTAATCAGCTCCTGGATGTAGAGAACAACCCCAGGAAGCCCCAGTACAG TATGGCAGTAGACTATCCTCTGGTGCTGTACGACTGCCACTTTGAAGGTCTGAACTGGACACAGGAGACGGAAGAAGTGACACATGTCCTGTCTGCGCTGCAACAACACTGGACTCAGAACGCAGTCAAGGCCCATGTCCTGCATGGGATGATCCAGGGACTAGAACTCAGAG GAGCCGTTTCCTCGAATCACTGCTTGCTAGTCGAAGGCAGCAGACAGAGAAACTACCGTCCGCTGCTGGAGCGTCCGTGCTGCGAGAGCCTGGAGTCCAGGATCAACCATTTTGTGAAAAGAGGAAGACTGGAgcgagaggaaggagagaacgGAGGTGAAACGGTGCATCGAGGAAAACGGTCCAAACATTCCCACAATTCTTCCAGTCCGCCTGTTTCTTCAGAGACCCAAAAACAAAGTACGGGTCACAAAGCAGAAGATTAA